The DNA segment TAGAATAATGAGGGCTTTTTAAAGTATGCTTTGATGAAgatacagaaaacacacatgccTCCCAAGGTGCAAACAGAatttgtaccaaaaaaaaagaaaaaaaaaaagatagtaaacaaacaactacagaaaaaaatctataaaccTATACACCAGATTACAAAATATGGCAAAGACTGAGTTCCTTGATTACAAATAAGTAGATAAATTCAATCAGTGACTCAAAATCATGTGATTGCCAAAGAGTTGCTTATAATGATGTAGATGTATCATGTATGTAATgatgtatatttttgttgttatttccaTCTTCAAGAGACtgcatcaaacaaaaacaaaacaaaacaaataaaactatcaaaaaactgttggaaaatTGTGAATTGTTCATTCTGTGCAGAACTAGCAGAAAGACCTATAAGATTTGGATCTGTGCCCATACCCAATGGCTTAGtgtcaggttattttcttgaaacgttttctttacaaatttctctctattttttaGTAATTCCGTGTCTTCCCATGTtcctaaaagaaatcaagccaatttgctcagctttcaaagagttaaaaaaaatgaacttgtgCGCCTTCCTTCATGTATTTGtatcaataaaaacagttttcagtatacttctctctgttttttattcacttgTTTATAGTGATTGACTTATCTCACTTACACGTGTTTTGTAGTCGATTGACTAATAAAGCacttaaagaggaaaaaaaaaaagtcacgcATCACGTGATTTTCTCACCACGTGATCGCCAATAAACGTCCATGGCGGCGCACTGCTCTGTAGGACTCGCTGCAGCCAAAGCAGGTACTGAGTCAAACACTGCTATCATGTAGAGAGACAGCTGGCATTGGCGTCAGCCCGGTCTACTCGTGCTCTTGCgtaacttaaaaacaaagaactTATGTgggaatttcatcaaaataCGACAGCAGCACCGATATTTTGTAAGTAAAGTACGGGTGTTTTGCTAGCTGCTGCAAAGCCAGCTGGTTGTACCGGTAAGCTAACCTGCTGTGTGTCCCGTGGGTCTGTTTATGGACTGATTGCAGCACTGAATGTAATGCACTGTAGCTAATGGTATCTCGCAGGGCCATGCAGAGACCTTTAGAGGGGCAGgtgatcaaaataaaaaagcggCACGTGGAACAATGTATTGTTCCACACAccagtttaaccctctgaaatcaaactggtttggtttctttcaaaaacttggagAGTAGGCAATGAGCCAGTTAACAACACGTAGTTCTAAAATAGCAAGACAtgaacaaaatgtcaagaaaattacctgttaaaagagaaaaagtagaaaacaaaaacacacaagaaatgAGCCAGAATATTGCAgaattaatatatatacatataattatgtttttttttcacataacataattttaacagTGATAAatgatacatatttttttttgggacatcttACCtagtttttaattgtttttgacTGCAAGATTAATATTATTGGTATAATATTAAAATTGATACTTGCCaatgtagttctcctacatgcttggcacacagaaGAAGTTTGATCGCAATGTGCAGCCTCACTGCTCGATGccactgaatcctacacactctTGTGGTTTTTACATAATGCCTGTGATTTGTAGTGACATATATCTTATTTTATGTAgtatttttttggggtgggggtggggaaTAAGGTGCAACAAAGTTCACTACTTAGATTTAAAGTGGGAATGTTGCAATTTCATAGTTGCTATATTGAGGTTACATATATGTAGTCATACATATGAGGAGGTGGTGTATTTCACTGGAGGAGAGCACTGGAATTGGGGGATCCCAGACAGCCTCACCATAAGAATTGCAtgtctacctttttttttttttgctggaaagttttgtaaaaaaaaaaaaaaagaaaaaagagagagaacactTTGTCCTTTATTCTGTTGCTCTCCTTTTGTCCAGGGCTTGGTGGTTTCCTGCGAAGAGTTTGTTGTTTAAGAAGCTGTGGTCCACCCACAGCCTTACTGTGTCAGCAACATCGCTGTTTCTTCTGGAGGAAGTGGAAAAATTCTCACCATGTAGTTCGCCCAGCTAATGTTAGGCCTGCCTATGCAGTACCCAAGGTACAGCAccttatgttttcttttttgccttgCTGAAGCACGTCAGCTCCTGCTTAATGAAAATTTCTATTGTAGTTTGGTTTCTGTCTCAAAATCATACAGAGCCTGGGGTCAATAATATGACCCGCCCTTTGTATCCTGTCCTTACTGTCCTCTCTGACTGTAGCACATTGTGCGGCCTGACTATGTTGGCACTGGACTGGTCCCAGAATGGCCCGACTACATAGAGATCAAAGACCAAGAGCAGATCGAAGGCCTTGCCAGAGCATGTCAGCTAGCCAGGCGTGTGCTGCTACTCGCTGGACGCAGTCTGAGGGTAAGCACCTGATCACTATAATAAAGGGATGCATAATAATGTTGGCTTATCATTGGATCAGCCCACATGcagatttctgctgatatgacaGCCAGATATTTCTATTTAACAGTGAATGTGTACAAAACATCAAGTTggaatattttgtattattttgcacaataaatgaatatttcttACGttgaaaagcactgtattttGTGGAACGATGTTTGAGCACTGATTTGGAGGAAACAGTATTTTGTGGTGGCAGTTATTGCATCACATTggttaaggggctaaaattagagCTGGATTTTGTGTCTCCATCGCTGCCGATCGGCACTTGGGCCGATAAAAACCTGTGACTATTACGCAGTCATTTGACCCACGATGCTAGCTGTTAactttcccattacattaaaaaaacagatgtttatgGGTGTTAGTGGGCTTTTTGTGTGATGGGAAGGGCCGAagtaatgtttgtgtttctatgtcatgaaaaataaacaaaactattttgaCCTGAAACTTTCAGGTTGGTATGACAACAGATGAAATAGACTTCATCGTGCACCAGGAGACAATCAAGCACAACGCCTACCCCTCCCCTCTCAGATACGGGGGTTTTCCAAAGTCAGTTTGTACGTCTGTGAACAATGTGGTCTGCCACGGCATACCTGACAGGTAAACAAGCagagcattcacacacacatttttgttttttttttttttaaagaggattATAATAAGTgagtttttagcactttgtgATGTACAAAGTAGgaacagcattttaaaactgtCAGCTGGCTCAAATATCAATAATGCACattattgaaaatgtaaaggGGGGGCACCCAGTAGTTGGTAGATAGGGAACCACATATACAGAGGCTGCGTCCTCATTGAAGCGACCGTGGGCTTgattccggcctcggccctttgctgcatgtcatcccctttctctctccctctttctcgtTTGaactgtcctatcaaataaaggcaagaagccaaaaaagttttaaaaatcgGAAAATGTAAGGGATTCTACACGTTGcgtgattcattttttattcgTCTGTGTACCATAGTCGGCAACTTCAAGACGGAGATATCATCAACGTCGACGTCACTGTGAGTTGATGCTTTAACAGACGCAAACAAACTCAAAGACATTACCGTCAACGTTACCACTCGGAGCAACACTGTTCAGATCATTGACCTCTGCCCATTCATAATAGGTGTATTTGGATGGTTACCACGGTGACACCTCAGAAACCTTCTTGATTGGCCAGGTGGATGAAGCTGGGCAGCGACTGGTGGAAACCGCCAGGCGCTGCCGAGATGAGGCCATTGCTGCCTGCAGGCCGGGTGCACAGCTCTGTGTTATAGGAAACACTatcaggtaaaaaaataaaaagctataCAACATATAATCACATTCATTGTTTCTAATATgttaaaacacctttttttctgtactgcTGGCAGTGAAATAGCCTGTGCCAGTGGCTTTCAAGTGTGTCCTTATTTCATTGGACATGGAATCGGCTCCTACTTTCACTGCCATCCTGAGATCTGGCACCACGGTGAGTTTGAGTCTGTGCTCACCAGAGACTTCAACAGCAGCACCTGCGTATGTGTGCATCACATGTGTTGCTGTGCATTTATGCTATGTGTTTGTCAGTACTTTCTGAGGTATTGTATTTGTcggttttctttcaaaaacatgggaagaaggcaaagatgtatgtaaaattagtaaaaagtataggtaaatgacctgaaagttagcacaaaatataaaaaaatgaaaaaacatgcaaaaaaactaacataatttccaatatgtaattattatataaatatgattttctttaaattttccctagcttatttttaatattttatcaaatctactatttttgtggttttttttttctcccccttttgcctttattgagaTAGGAAAGCTTAGGCATAaaagtgtgacagagagaggggatgacatgcagtgAGAGGCCGCAGTTTGGAGTCGAACCCGTGTCCGCTGCATTGAGGACACGGCCTCTGTACATAAGGGGCGGGCGCTCTGCCAGGTGAACAACTGGGCGTCCCATAacttttgcaatttgtgaaacatttcttgcctaGTTGTTCATTCCCTTTTTCCCTatgttcaaagttttaaatgcttgtgaagtGCGTCAGAGAACAGCACACGAAAAGTgacgttgatccaggtttcaaagagttaaacattgAATTGATTATCAGAGTGATTAGAAACACTATAAACAAGTCAGAACCGTAAATATTATAGCGAATATATACAAAGCTCACTGTTAAGAGTGAAGTAGCTTTGACTAACTTAAGGTtgaaaaagcactttgaatACTAAGGTCGAAGGCGAAGGTGACATGACTGTAGAGCcaacaggaagtaaacagaCGTGAAGTTTGTAAAACTGATATACTTCACACTACATTGTGCTAGTAAAGAGTGTAGTTATTGTGAGTCAGATAACCTCCACAAGAGACTCACAGACTTGTTTAGTTTGTGGGATATTGGAAACAGAAATGAGGAGAATAAATTCTGACATAAAAACCATAATCATGTTgctgaaatgtctttttaatgaaTGAAGATATTCCTTCTTTCCTCTTCATTTTCAGCTAATGACAATGACATGACCATGGACGAAGGGATGTCTTTCACAATAGGTGAGTTACTTGTTTGCAGGATGCCACTGTGTATGAGTGCAGGGctgacattgtatttttttattgaagctTTTACATTTATACATGACAAAGTAAGACACACAAATCCAACCACTGACAACATTTAATATAGAAGGGGATATATAGTGCTTGCAATACCACATACATTCATTTCATCACCATGAGGTCCACTTTATCTTGTACAGGGTCGACACATGCCtcagagcaaaagaaaagcaCCGGGCTTCTCATACTtaactgaaattaattaaattattattcttGATACTAAGGCACATTTTCCAAACCTGTTTCTATATGGTTTCAGTCTTAAACTTACTGTCATGTAACATGTCTGCTATTGCTCCATACCAAGatgattaaaatactcaagtagcCATGTTTCAATTGAGAAACATTTTGGCTTGCGAGTTTTCCAATTTGACAAAGTCAGTCTTTTCGCAGCTAAAAAGGCTAAGCCcgttgtctttctgtctttttttgtcatgaaatgTGCCGCTCTGTGCCCTAGTAGGTAAGAAACCGGACATAGTGAAATATCTATATTCATAATAACACACTTGACTGCAGGGCAGTGCCACAGCATATGATACAAAGTTTCCACTTGTCCACATTCATGCGAGAGATCTGAAacatttgagtcttttttttttaagtctagaGGGAGTGATATAACTCTACTTCTGACTGACTTTGAagttattttaatgtctttgcaAATGTTCTCCCATTCATCTTGAGCGTATTTGATCCCTAAATCATGTTCCCATTGTAACTGAGTCTGAGTGTTTGGATTTGAGGAGGACTGAAGCAGCATCATGTAGGAACCTGAGACAACTCCTCAGTCTAATGATAagaatctgattttttttatttatcaaaatcagTCAAAATTTCCTTTgggaaatttggaaaaaaaaatcattttaattggGCATATGGCAAAAAACTGTTCATGTTTAAATTATATCTTCTAAGTCACTCATTGGGGTAAAATCACCCTGTTCTCCGCAATTTGTGAAATTTCTTTAATATTGTCTTGATACCATATAATATTGGACAGTGGATTCCCTGCAGCCTTAAAAGCAGCATTATGCTATGTTGGGCAAGACGGTAGAGCATTTCTTGTAATTCCCAttgttttatgaatttctttatttatgttgcacGATAATTTCATAGTAGAGTTATCTAGCTTTTGAGGTGGAACAGGATTATATCAGAGTgaagaaaagtaaataagttGCTCTTTTTACAAGATATTCCTCCAGCCAATCCCAGCTCCCTTTATCTTCAGTCTTTTCATAACCCCAAGTAAGGGAATATTTAGCATTAAATGCAAGATAATACATCTGGGACACCAAGGCCTCCTTTGTCTCTCTGCAATGATagatttttctgattatttcaaGGCTTCTTGTTATTCCACAGAAAAGATGACAACATTGTGTTTATAGTATCAAACCAAGATTTTGGAATGAACAAAggaacagaagaaaataaaaaaataattcttggGAGAACGTCCACCTTTAGTACTTCTGCTCTGCCCCACAGGGACAAAGGCAGGGAAGACCACCTTTTAAGGTCTTCCTTTATTATATGcatttaaatcaaatgttttactAATAGACATTCTGATAACTATGCCTACGTATTTCAAACCATCTGTTCCTGGTCCAAGATCAGTAGAGTGTGTGCAGTTGTTAAAAGGTATGGATTCACTTTTAGTCCAATTCATTTTATAGCATGAAAGGCTtccaaatgaatgaataatttctAACACTTTTGGTATGGAGTATAATGGTTTGGATAGGGTCAACAAAATATAATCTGCATACATATTTAACTTGAAATTATGATCATCAATTAAAAAGCCTGTAACATCTTTGTCTTTGCAAATTGCAAGTGCTAATGGCTCTAAGGAGGGGCTGACATTGTCTGTTAATTTTTGTAGAGCCCATACTGATGGAGGGGTCAGCAGAGTTTAAAATCCTGAAGGACAAGTGGACTGCAGTGTCTGCAGACGATAAAAGGTAcattgacaatgaaaatgatcTTTGTTGTGGTGCTGTAGCTCTATTTTCAGCAAAACACTTCTTGCTGACTAAATGgtttatacatatatactatatataaacACAGAATTTAAACAACCCAAAATAATGCAGTTACCATATAAAGTAATATCAGAACaaaaccaaataataaaaaatggctTGCACTTACATCGAATCAAGTGtctcaaaacaaaatatcaataaagTTTGCAGTCCTTGGAATACAATATGCCAGCCAAATCGTAGCATCAGattagaaatgtacaatgtgtACCTGAAAAGAATGTAGAGCTTAAAGGAAAAAGTAATCAAAGCcaatttaaaaccacattagattatttaaaaaaattaatgagaaTTCACACAGACATAACTGATAGCAATCATTTAATTTCAAACTCAATGCAAAAGTAAGTAAAGTTGATTtctatataaatatagaaaatacattttataaattttatagATTTCTCTATAAAATAATCAGAAAGTGCTTTACATTAAAGACGGACACGTAGTgaaagcaatataaaaataaaaattgataaCACATAGTTGCCTCAAATCTTGAACTTTTAAAACCTTTACAGTCTTATGTGTATCTTCTTAACTGACATCCGTGCAGGTCTGCTCAGTTTGAACACACGGTGGTCATCACATCTGACGGAGTGGATATTCTCACCAAGCTGCCAGAAGAGAGCAATCTGTGACCGGAAGGAATCTAAACGCTGACTCCAACTTTGACGGAAATGTCTTTACCTCAAACACGATTTAAACTACCCTCTGTGTTAACAAAGCACTGTTACAAAAACTTGAATAGTGATTCACCTAGACACTTTTTTAACAAGTGTGTCGTTTCTAactgtaaagtgtgtaaaaagaaattaaattaagtttctCAATTTGCTTTTGATTGGACACGCACAGTATCTGTATATTCAGTTTGAAGGCGTTTTTTTCACCCTCAATTGGAGCATATGTGGTGCTTCTCATGACTGAAGTAGAGCTCTGTTCAAATCAGGATTGTAGCTAGTGCCATTATAAGAGATCCCAGTCTCCTTCAAacttcagtgtctttttttgccAACCCATCAACAGCTGACCAGTTAATTATGTTTCCACTTGGGCCATTTGTGCACCGTCCATTTACTAAAAGTGCTTATTAAAGATTATTATCTGGTAAGGATCTCTACAGAGATAGACCCtcaattaacaaaataataaaatataatgtcttaaaaactccattaaataaacagcaattttagTGTGTATAGTGCCAGCATATTCTCACATATTACTGGGTGATTGAAGAGTTTATTTCAATGgtggaaagatgaaccaagatgggttttgcaagttttattttgtttctgtcactttGATTTAAGTGTTATTAGACGATAGGAAttaactctttaacaaaaaggtctatttcTGTGTGAATCCTTTCCAAATCGTTGtcacacacttaaaataacaatctaagCCTGttagtggtaaaaaaaaaaaaaacaacaacacactttCAGTGGACATAAATTGTCAGCACTGGTATGCCCTGAGTGGTTATCCTGCAGCCTGTGTGGCTGCTGATGGCTGCAACCCTCTCGcttaatactggaccaattttaaaaattgtctccattagtcattgcgacacaaaaatgtgaaaaaataggGTCCAGTTTGAAAAATACCTAAGCTACCGTTAAAATTTGAATTCTAAATATCCAGATGGACTTGAAACAGTTAATTGGGAGCAACAAGAGAAGGGCTTAGGCCAGGAGTCCATGAGTCCAAAATTTCCCAGCACAACCTCGTCCACCTATGAAAGTAATGACTTACCATTTACTAAAAGCTAAATAatgcttttattatttcaccTTTTATGAATTCAGTCAATGGTCCactttgattttaatatttgtctCACATCATCATTGTCTAagtcagtggttcccaacctttccTTATGGGACCCCTTTTCTATTACTCAGTAAACTGAAGACCCCTGACTATGTGACACACATTATGGATATCATATTCTATGCATAACAATAATAGTacagaacaactgataaactgtacgGTTAACTCTAACAACGAACAAAATAACTGCTGGAGGTTTGTGTAAAACGTGCAATTTGGAGTATTTCTTTTGAATTTCTTCACATAGCTCTTATTCTGTGAGATTTTTATAAattgtttacatatttaagaATTATCTAAGCTTTAaagagttttgttttctgaacagaaaaacatgctgaGATATAGGCcaactgtatatattttaaaacatttatattttataacagATTCATGACTTCCAGTGAAGCTTTGGTGACCCTTAGTGTGTCAGGACCCCCATGTTGGCAACATTGCtctaaatgttgtttaaaagtCTTCTCTACTCTGCAACGTATGTCATAGTGTTACAGAATACCAAATCATCTTTACTTTTCATAAACTAGGTTGGCTGAGGAGTACTACTTCACATATTTCAGAATCAAAAACACCCAAGGACAAGTATGACCAAAAAAGGTGGGAGAGGTCAGGcttgttatttgttttctcaGTAAGTTATGACCACCCAAAAAAGGGCACACTGTTATGCAAAAGCTAAAAAGCCTTTAATGAATGGGCAAAACACCTACACATTTCAGCTCACAGTCTTCATCAGGGCCTGTGAAAGAGTGTGGCAGCTCACAGACATATCAAGGCTGATGTCAGCTGCAGGCAGTCAGAGCAGCACAGTAGATGGCAGCACACACTGCGATACTTAAAACGTCAGCTTCACATCTTCACTCATGTCACAGAGGCACAACACATCTGACTGTATAGAACATGTTTGTGATCCATAACCATAAGAAGAAAGCACTGTTATATTGATCCAAAACAAGTGTCAATTATCAACCACTGTTGCATGTCTTCTCCCAGAGCCTAAAGCCTACTTTTTTCCTTAGTATGACCGAttgattcagtttttttctaagaaaaaaaatgcacaaaggaGACGGCAAAAGGGTGTTGTGATTGTAAATTCCACACATAGCATCATCCTTTTGTTCTATTTTAGTAGCTATATCTTTTCTCTACAGGTGGATTTGATAAAGAAAAGCGCGATCAAATATCTCAAAgattctttctctctttaccTCACCACCTTTGTGCTTAGGCTTTTTTACAGTAACTCTCTTGTACATTATCTGACACTTCTCACCATGACTAGAGCTCAACTTCCAGGTTATTTAATATGCATAGAAGATTTATAATGCGTCTGTAACCGAGGAGAGGTTGGCAAAGAGAGGATGCTTCCGAGAGCAAATAACATAGGTGGAGAAAATGGATTTCAGCCGACTGGGTGTGTTTTCACTTCCTGCCAATGTGCACTGAGTGTGTGCGTCTGTGCTCATGCCAGTGCCAGTTTGTGGGTGAGGCAGGAAGGATTAGACAAATAAAGGTGGGTCAGCTAATCTGGAGTCTGATCATGTCCAGCCAGGAAATGATTcacaaattataattatatttgaTGCAAGACATTTGATGATAATCAAATAATGATTATGAAACTCGAGGgccaaaatcatatttaaaaccATAAATTAAGACCTTCTAAAATACTGAACTGAGCTGCACGATCTTTATAGTATCTAAGGTTATGCGTTTAAGCCACACAGCACactttgtttgattttagtGCAGGGTGTGGCATATGTGGCAGGAGAAGTGGGAGCTTCCTGTGAATCAGGGCTGGAGTCATAAACAGCTCTTGATTATCTCCCACCAGCATATGActcattaaatttaaaacataaaaatctgaaaagataAGAGGTTTGTCTGCGAGGAGAGAAAGTGAGTCAAAGAGCAGGAGGTAGACATTAGGGGGAGGAGAAGTGGGTAAGAGGGTAAGATTTAGGGAGGAGCAGGGAGTGGCGGGGTGAGGTGTTGGATTGTGGTCATGaattctctctctcctgcctctcGTTCTGTTCTTGCATGTTGGGACTCATTCCTGCTCTCTCCCCTCGCTCTGCAGATGAATCCTCGCCTGCTCTTTGGTATTCGACCTTGAAATAACACATtcactactttaaaaaaaagtgccatgcTTCTTTTGCTTATAAGTGAAACCTTGTGGATTATCATTTCCTCTGTGAGAGGAGGTTTTTGTCCTGTTTGGGTATTAATGAGTGCGGAGTCTTAAGAACAACTCCAGTGAAATTTGGTAAAAAGTTAGGGCCATGAGCCATGGGAGAAATAATCAGTTTTCTGGTATCATTAGTGCCGTCATAAGACTCTCtatgcttttattgtttctacCCACAAAAGTTTTGTctgacattttacttttattgaaaAACTACCTTTTTGCTATTCATTCCTATAAAATTGATATAATCGTAAACAGATTTGGATCATAACATGTTTGGAAGAGCCTGAAAactagtttgtttttctgtctgacaCAAATTCTGAAACTGACTCTTATCTTGACACATCTGATACTATTTATTACATTAACGCACTTGACGTAACCTCACTTAACCTCAAGTCAAAACTCTCTAAAGGTCAGACATACGagaaaacatacacatatataatgCATCTTACAGTGTTGTCAGACATATTGAATCGGTTCTATAAACAAGTCAAAAGGAAAGCCGTTATTCCATAGACACACTGCATATTTTAGAGTTTTGCTTATACTATCTCACATACCGGCATATACATTTCTGTGCCCTTGATGCTGATCGCATGTGACGTTCATATCTGCTATCTTCATTTCTagtcattccaccatgtgcatgtgcGAGGGCGCTGCTGTGCATGTCAACATACTTATAGTTTTTCTTACAACTGCTGGATGAgtagatttatttgttatgtttctTCCACGTTCCCACGTTCCAGGTGTGCATACCtctattagtgtgtgtgtgtgtgtgtgtgtgtgtgtgtgtgtgtgtgtgtgtgtggtgtgtgtgtgtgtgtgtgtgtgtgtgtgtgtgtgtgtgtgtgtgtgtgtgttttgagacTGAGTCTGTGATATTATCACACTTACCTGGCATCTCACTGAGGAGCTTCACAGGAATCTTTGGTTTCCTTGGTGAACTGTAAAACTGTGGCATTGACAAAGTGAGGTATCATTTTTCAGACTTGTGGAGGCAGATCTGTCTGACACACCATCACAGATGGCATGTACTGAATTTGACTGACTAAACGTCTCTGTGGGGACTTAGTCAAAGCACCTGAGGGCCAAGCAAAAACAGCTGAGTTTTGTTAGTTGGGATCAAATATGCACTCTGCCAGGACATGTAGCAACAGGGTGGTGTAGAGTGAGTGTTCACCTTTTGGTCACGGACATCCCTACAGTGGAAATTACTAGAAATGactactggattttttttcagtgggtTTAGACAGGAATCATGATCTGACTCCAGCTTCAAAGAACCACACCCTCTCTGTGATAATGCATTCAGGCTGTTATTTCA comes from the Plectropomus leopardus isolate mb chromosome 12, YSFRI_Pleo_2.0, whole genome shotgun sequence genome and includes:
- the metap1d gene encoding methionine aminopeptidase 1D, mitochondrial isoform X1 — protein: MAAHCSVGLAAAKAGLGGFLRRVCCLRSCGPPTALLCQQHRCFFWRKWKNSHHVVRPANVRPAYAVPKHIVRPDYVGTGLVPEWPDYIEIKDQEQIEGLARACQLARRVLLLAGRSLRVGMTTDEIDFIVHQETIKHNAYPSPLRYGGFPKSVCTSVNNVVCHGIPDSRQLQDGDIINVDVTVYLDGYHGDTSETFLIGQVDEAGQRLVETARRCRDEAIAACRPGAQLCVIGNTISEIACASGFQVCPYFIGHGIGSYFHCHPEIWHHANDNDMTMDEGMSFTIEPILMEGSAEFKILKDKWTAVSADDKRSAQFEHTVVITSDGVDILTKLPEESNL
- the metap1d gene encoding methionine aminopeptidase 1D, mitochondrial isoform X2, translating into MWEFHQNTTAAPIFWLGGFLRRVCCLRSCGPPTALLCQQHRCFFWRKWKNSHHVVRPANVRPAYAVPKHIVRPDYVGTGLVPEWPDYIEIKDQEQIEGLARACQLARRVLLLAGRSLRVGMTTDEIDFIVHQETIKHNAYPSPLRYGGFPKSVCTSVNNVVCHGIPDSRQLQDGDIINVDVTVYLDGYHGDTSETFLIGQVDEAGQRLVETARRCRDEAIAACRPGAQLCVIGNTISEIACASGFQVCPYFIGHGIGSYFHCHPEIWHHANDNDMTMDEGMSFTIEPILMEGSAEFKILKDKWTAVSADDKRSAQFEHTVVITSDGVDILTKLPEESNL